The Desulfitobacterium chlororespirans DSM 11544 sequence TGCTGCAGGCCGGCTAACCCATCCGTATCGGCATTGAAAGCCGCCTTGAGGAAACGCAACGCTGTGGGGGAATGCTGGAGAATTTCCCTGGCCCAGGTTACCGTTTCTTCTTCCAGCTGCTCGAAGGGCACCACCTTATTCACCAAGCCCATGGCCAAAGCTTCCTGGGCCGTATATTGGCGGCATAAATACCAGATCTCCCGGGCTTTTTTGTGTCCGACAATGCGGGCCAGATAGCCGGCCCCATAACCGGCGTCAAAGGACCCCACTCTCGGTCCTGTCTGACCGAAGCGGGTATTTTCCGAGGCAATACTTAAATCGCAAACAAGATGCAGAACATGACCGCCGCCGATGGCATAGCCATTGACCATCGCAATGACGGGTTTGGGAATGACCCGGATTAAGCGCTGGAGATCCAAAACATTAAGCCGGGGGATCTGATCCTCACCCACATACCCCCCATGGCCCCGTACCCGCTGGTCCCCTCCGGAACAAAAAGCCTCTTGATCCTGACCCTGACCATGATTGGCCCCCGTCAAAATAATGACGCCAATCCGGCTGTCTTCCCGGGCAACTATAAAGGCATCCATCAATTCCTTAACCGTTTTGGGCCGGAAGGCATTGCGGACCTCCGGCCGGTTGATAGTGATTTTGGCCATCCCTTCATAGGTCTCATAGATAATGTCTTCATACTGAGCGGCAGCCGTTTCCCAGGCAAATTTCATAATCATACCTCCAATCAAACTTTTTCACACCTTCAGGACTAAAAGTACCAGACCAAAAACACCAGACCAAAAGCATCACCTTAAGGCTTGGTTAACTCCCCCCAAAAATTCCGGACTATTTTCTCAAAAGCGGCGGGATTTTCAAGATGAGCATTATGTCCCGCCCCCGGGATCATCTCCCTCCTTATCCCTGGGTTTAAATCCACGATCTCCCGTCCAATTTCCCTATACTTCTCATCCTGTTCCCCATGGATGTACAGGATCGGCATGGGCAAAGCCGGGATCTGCTCCCTTAAACAGGGAAACACTCCCTGCCCGCTTCCCAGCAGAGTATTGGCCAGGGCATGGGGCGCATTCTCCAGACGCCTTGCCCTGATCTTAGCGCGGATTTCCGGAGGCAAGCGGGTTTGGGAGGCAAACAGAGGGAGGCTGGACCAGTGCTCAGCAAACCACTCGATGCCCTTTTCCAGAATCTCTCGGGCCAGCCAGGCATCCTGTTCTCTCCGCAGAGCCCGCTGCTCCTCATCCCCCATCCCATAAGCTGAACTCTCCAGAATCAGCCCCTGAACCTCCCGGGGATAAGCGGCACCGTAAGCCAAGGCAATACGCCCACCCAGAGAATAGCCCAGCAAGGAATACCTTGTGCAGCCTAACCCTGCAACCAGCTCATGGAGCTGCCCCAGCAGCACGGGCAAGCTATAGGGTTCCAGGGAAGAAGGTTTGGCGCTGCGGCCATGCCCGAGCAAATCCACCAGGACCATTTGACAGTCCTGGAGCTGAATAAATTCCCAGGTGCCGGAATTTTCCGCAAAACCATGCAAACAGACCAGAGTCGGCCCGGAGCCCTTTACCTCCGTATAATACCGGCAGTCCTCAATCGTAGTGAACACCTTTGTTTTCCTCACTTATCCTTTAATCAAGATTCGTCAACCGATCATGCAGCTCTTTGCTCAGCCGGGCATCGATTTTGACATTCAGCACCTTGACCCCACTTAAAGTCAGGGCTTCCTGAAAATTCTGCTCAAAGCTTTCATAATCAACCGGTTCATAATAAGTCAGATCATACAGGGTCTTAAGCCCGCTGAAATCCATACCGTGAGGGGTCATAAACAACAGTTCAAAATACTTATTTTCACTTTGGGGCAAATACTTAAAAATAGCACCGCCATTATTATTGAGGAGGACGATAATTAAATTCAGTCCATGGTTTTTCCCGATCAACAGGCCGTTTAAATCATGAAAGAAAGCTAAATCCCCTGTCAGCAGCACCGTAGGATGGCCGCTGGTGGCAACTCCCAAAGCAGTGGAGACCGTACCGTCGATGCCATTGGCTCCCCGGTTGCCTAAGACTTTAATCCTTTGCTGACGCGCCTCCAGAAAGTAATCCACATCGCGGATAGCCATACTATTGGCGACAAAGAGACGGCTCCCCTCAGGAAGACTGTCCTGCAGCCTTTGCACCAGTTTCCCTTCAAACAGCTCCTCCTCATCCTGAGCGAGATTGAGCCGCCGCCGCATGCGGGTTTGATAATGCCGCCACCGTCCCGGGTAGTCATCATTGGTATTGTAAACCTTAATAGACTGAGCAAAAGCCTTGGGTGACGCAATAAGATACCGGCTGATCGACAGGGAGGGCTCCCGGTATTGAAAGTGATCATTGACCTGAAAATACAGAACATCCTGATGCATGGCCGTGAAATTCTGCAACCGTTTGGAAACGGGAGTCTGACCAAAATGAATGATAAATTCAGGCTTTAATTCCATCTTAACCGCATCACTTTTTAGAAAGGCATCATAGCAATCCATGATCAGGGGATGGTCATCATTGCGAAAATTGGCGAGAGGATCAGCCAGCAGGGGTGCCTTTAAACGCTCTGCCAGCTCCAGGACCTCTCTGTGATAATCTGCGTAAGGATCACCGCCGCAGATAATGATCCCCTTTTTATCCTGGAAAACCGAACTGTCCATAGTCACCGAACTATCCATAGTCAGCCTCTTTTCCCCTGTTTTCCAGGCAAAAGGATAGTCCAAGCGACCCGCCGTAAAATCCACCTCATCCAAATCAGGGCTTAACGGTTCACGCAAAGGGATATTGATATGAGCTACCCCATATCCCCGATCCAGAGAACTTACATAAGCTTTGCGCATCACCCCGCGCACATACCGATACATGCCTTCCCTTTCTTCAGGAAGAGCCAGCTCTTCAAAGTACTTGGCGTAATCATGATAAAACTTGATTTGATCGATGGTTTGAGGAGCCCCCACCTGACGCAATTCGGGGGGCCGATCCGCCGTTAAGGCGATTAAGGGGACATGGGAATGCTTTGCCTCGACGATAGCCGGGAAGTAATGGGCCACCGCCGAACCGGAGGAACACACCAGCACAACGGGGCGCTCTTTTTCCTTAGCTATGCCTAAGGCGAAAAATCCTGCCGACCGTTCATCGATACTGACATAGACCTGAAAGCCGTATTCGCAAAACAGCACGGAGAGAGGAGTGGAACGGGAACCGGGACTAATGACCGCTTCACGCACACCGAGCTGGTATAATTCGTCAACCAGGGCCGCAATATAATTTGTCATCCTTGTTCCCCTTTATTACAGACTTTCCAGGATGGTTTGGGCTTTATGGGCCGTCTCTGCATATTCCTCCGCACATTCTGAGTTGGCGACGATCCCACAGCCTGTATAGGCATAAACTGTCCTTCCCTCAATGAGGGCCGAGCGGATTCCGGCCACAAAGGTGCCATCTCCATCTTCGTTCATGATACCCAGCGGTGCGGCATATAACCCCCGCTCATGCTTTTCCGAGCGGGCGATGATGGCCAAAGCCTCCGCCACCGGATATCCGCCTAAGGCCGGTGTAGGATGCAGGCGTGCAACCCAAGCGGTTAAAGAGCTATTCTCCTTGACCTTCGCTGCCAGAGGAGTCTTCAGGTGATACAAATTCTTAAGCTGCAACGTCGTTGTCTCTCCGATCAGGACTTCATCGCTGTAGGTGTTCATGACCTTGGCTATGTAATCCAGGACTATTTGATGCTCATGACGGTTTTTAGGATCGTTGAGAAGGGCCGTTTTCCCTTGCTCATCCCCTTCATCAGCATTCC is a genomic window containing:
- the menB gene encoding 1,4-dihydroxy-2-naphthoyl-CoA synthase, giving the protein MKFAWETAAAQYEDIIYETYEGMAKITINRPEVRNAFRPKTVKELMDAFIVAREDSRIGVIILTGANHGQGQDQEAFCSGGDQRVRGHGGYVGEDQIPRLNVLDLQRLIRVIPKPVIAMVNGYAIGGGHVLHLVCDLSIASENTRFGQTGPRVGSFDAGYGAGYLARIVGHKKAREIWYLCRQYTAQEALAMGLVNKVVPFEQLEEETVTWAREILQHSPTALRFLKAAFNADTDGLAGLQQLAGDATLLYYTTDEAKEGRDAYQEKRSPDFQQFPKFP
- the menH gene encoding 2-succinyl-6-hydroxy-2,4-cyclohexadiene-1-carboxylate synthase, giving the protein MFTTIEDCRYYTEVKGSGPTLVCLHGFAENSGTWEFIQLQDCQMVLVDLLGHGRSAKPSSLEPYSLPVLLGQLHELVAGLGCTRYSLLGYSLGGRIALAYGAAYPREVQGLILESSAYGMGDEEQRALRREQDAWLAREILEKGIEWFAEHWSSLPLFASQTRLPPEIRAKIRARRLENAPHALANTLLGSGQGVFPCLREQIPALPMPILYIHGEQDEKYREIGREIVDLNPGIRREMIPGAGHNAHLENPAAFEKIVRNFWGELTKP
- the menD gene encoding 2-succinyl-5-enolpyruvyl-6-hydroxy-3-cyclohexene-1-carboxylic-acid synthase, which gives rise to MTNYIAALVDELYQLGVREAVISPGSRSTPLSVLFCEYGFQVYVSIDERSAGFFALGIAKEKERPVVLVCSSGSAVAHYFPAIVEAKHSHVPLIALTADRPPELRQVGAPQTIDQIKFYHDYAKYFEELALPEEREGMYRYVRGVMRKAYVSSLDRGYGVAHINIPLREPLSPDLDEVDFTAGRLDYPFAWKTGEKRLTMDSSVTMDSSVFQDKKGIIICGGDPYADYHREVLELAERLKAPLLADPLANFRNDDHPLIMDCYDAFLKSDAVKMELKPEFIIHFGQTPVSKRLQNFTAMHQDVLYFQVNDHFQYREPSLSISRYLIASPKAFAQSIKVYNTNDDYPGRWRHYQTRMRRRLNLAQDEEELFEGKLVQRLQDSLPEGSRLFVANSMAIRDVDYFLEARQQRIKVLGNRGANGIDGTVSTALGVATSGHPTVLLTGDLAFFHDLNGLLIGKNHGLNLIIVLLNNNGGAIFKYLPQSENKYFELLFMTPHGMDFSGLKTLYDLTYYEPVDYESFEQNFQEALTLSGVKVLNVKIDARLSKELHDRLTNLD